The following coding sequences lie in one Cydia strobilella chromosome 20, ilCydStro3.1, whole genome shotgun sequence genomic window:
- the LOC134750637 gene encoding dynein light chain roadblock-type 2-like, translating to MANEAEETIRKLSTHKGVAGVIVVNGEGIPIKTTLDNHVSVQYAGLMGSLVDKAKSVVRDLDPTNELTFLRIRSKRSEIMVAPDKDFILIVVQNPVD from the exons ATGGCAAACGAAGCTGAAGAAACGATTCGCAAACTTAGCACGCATAAAGGTGTAGCTGGCGTAATAGTTGTCAACGGCGAag GTATCCCAATCAAGACGACACTAGATAACCATGTCTCAGTACAATACGCCGGACTCATGGGCTCCCTCGTAGACAAAGCTAAGTCGGTTGTGCGAGACCTGGACCCCACCAACGAGTTGACGTTCCTGAGAATTCGCAGCAAGAGGAGCGAGATCATGGTGGCGCCAGATAAAGACTTTATCTTGATCGTCGTTCAAAATCCTGTTGACTGA